In Halorussus limi, a genomic segment contains:
- a CDS encoding OmpL47-type beta-barrel domain-containing protein — protein sequence MRRSRTSAVALSVLLVVSAVTAAVPASVVASIGPLAVGTASGNTSGNTTTVATTTLATTTATDTTRSETTTTATTTTDNQTANGTTGRSAPPAAAANPKVSSALLDEVESAEGGPSADSTGGTEFVQVVVRASPGRSDDAAGLVGANGGDVQAKHERLVQARVPAAAVQALADSAAVEFVRRPRKPDTNEIVGEGLSNMDVGNVHDAAVTGENVTVAVVDTGFNVTNPEISDQLVNWRNFSSADPRSMSNQSGEHGTATAELVADTAPNASIVAVKVGTLTEFYEAVTWIDQNTSTDVVTMSLSWYNVGPLDGTDSMNREINESVRNGTTWLTSSGNDGYQSHWNDQWSDPDGNGWMNFSGSDETMNVTPAGGSGYVNIDVSWNDWDARNENYDFYLYNASGTIVAGSQTVQNGSQPPVEEVSYYATEPVFLGVYNRSANGSAKFDAFFRGDSDPEYWTSGRSVTIPGTGRNIVTVGAVNYEDNRLEGFSSRGPTIDGRIKPDVVAPDGVTTSVYDSFYGTSASTPYTAGVAALMLAANGSLTPEQVQSRLESSAVPLRGSEPNNRTGYGLVDADGAIPSVEETVEDRVSYSGTVEEADGTVAEDDEIIAYRLNVTNNVRGRTDGTGAYSLSTTGVEGKYAIGYYQDNFSRPDSTYLPLDGSPDLYNLDIVNGRNSSDLGTRTLPKAHVLNVTVVDQSGDPVPNANVEVMHFRKENGTWSHVDFPGETRSDGTFTAGGTPGIEVVGDVRVMASPPDGSSQFEGPVYTDIIDVQNDTNVTVTLQETVNVSGRITGPDGNPVDDGFVYFTNESADQWPYDYTNATGNFTVEGVHAGRSYDAEFFQDGADSPYPHDDVPDVYALGRVNATTDADLGRFDLPNASLLNVRVVDEVGNPVENATVNFTHSHANATARFVFETTDAEGYLVPRATGRRGMEFAGDVSLTVTPPENSTRFPPQIHTRSLTMSGDQNVTVALTTSAPIISAFDVTATGQDVNVSFESTEQLSNITVGLDGDASGTLTRANFTETNDSGTYVYTANVSQGRDGTFEATLQNATDGNGNDGATGQTDSVIVDTKPPEISANLTDATDDDGVVNDGDAVRIEATVVENGSGVASVTANATSLGAGQVDLRHTTGDTFAANVTVADAGTGTRNVTVRATDNSTNTNSDSGSIDVDNEAAHVQKLSISSYGAEQDLEILLTTDEELDTLRITLTNSTGDTLKTIREGDMSVQNDSTSYEYRAFYTVDSDDEYQITLEKATDTVGNENFTGTTSDTTVVDTTAPTVSVHNVTSADGNAVVSDGERVSVAFNVSDALTGVESVTANASELGAGTVALTQGDDGIYRGNFTVDAAGLSDGTVDLFSNATDTHGNSERLLAQQLLLDTHAPNATATLDADSTKRGGWYNSSVAVNLSASDGTSRLTSVEYRVDGGDWQSYEGNVTVSTDGNHSVSYRATDAAGNVENRSVSFKIDATDPATDLVTNASANDNGWYDSDVNVTFDASDETSGVAVTNYSLDGGQWQTYDGGNVTLDSEGNHTVEFYSVDEANNTETHHNETIRIDTEKPSLTTPPGLNRTDEVLPQHAIQVVVNATDDQSRVHAILVDGESIGSDGHGPVLPAPALGNHEFEVVVRDAAGNELTVRNASTAYNVGQTVAMNRTKNGTLEAETSDTNVNEVSIRTDNGTTEANVTVGTATTNPDSNRTNPNGTSLYFPQIDTSVSNANITDATVNVTVEQSRVHQKYIRPGTVKFWVEEENRSTGWEKVDAKRVDASDDDGTYTYKIEAPHFSTYAITGRKESTPPTASLAVATETPTPGEVTLTGSYDDDYSGVDPANVTLTFEGEDGVEVATGASIASDGQITFTRNLSAGTYNATLNATDNAGNSLAEPETVSFAVVNESSGNSGGGGSAGGGGGAVDIPVPDVRDEVTAVTPNSFRGKILSARSDAPGRLSPEGGIAAGDLTVRQVSVRPSSDEPSSEFYVDASVAASPPDGATAPDVPALGYVEVGTTEITASELSEVGVKFAVPASAAAAPENVALYRLDGGSWRAVETEVVETGGGKYVLRGAAADTGTFAVGVRSGALSVTDASVGATTVEPGESVTVTATVENDGSGTASGTARLSVDGDVVAEKSVELAGGESERLTFEVTLDSPGEHELAVNGASAGSVSVAGDGDGGDSGTTTAATTDDGGSSGVPGFGVSTALVALLAGLAVARRRLA from the coding sequence ATGAGAAGAAGCCGCACCTCAGCGGTCGCGCTCTCGGTCCTGCTGGTCGTCTCGGCCGTGACCGCGGCGGTTCCGGCCTCGGTCGTCGCATCTATCGGTCCGCTCGCGGTCGGGACCGCCAGTGGAAACACGTCGGGCAACACCACTACGGTCGCAACGACGACGCTCGCCACGACCACGGCGACCGACACGACGAGGTCGGAGACGACAACGACAGCGACGACGACTACCGATAACCAGACCGCGAACGGGACCACGGGGCGGTCCGCGCCGCCCGCGGCGGCGGCCAACCCCAAGGTCTCGTCGGCGCTCCTCGACGAAGTCGAGTCGGCGGAGGGCGGGCCCTCGGCCGACAGCACGGGCGGCACCGAGTTCGTGCAAGTCGTGGTCCGCGCCTCGCCCGGCCGGAGCGACGACGCCGCCGGACTGGTCGGCGCGAACGGCGGCGACGTGCAGGCGAAACACGAGCGTCTCGTGCAGGCGCGTGTGCCCGCGGCGGCCGTGCAGGCGCTCGCGGACTCGGCGGCGGTCGAGTTCGTTCGCCGACCCCGCAAGCCCGACACGAACGAAATCGTCGGCGAGGGTCTCTCGAACATGGACGTCGGGAACGTTCACGACGCGGCCGTCACCGGCGAGAACGTGACGGTGGCAGTCGTCGACACGGGATTCAACGTGACCAACCCCGAAATCTCCGACCAACTCGTGAACTGGCGGAACTTCAGTTCGGCCGACCCGCGCTCGATGAGCAACCAGTCGGGCGAACACGGCACCGCGACCGCCGAACTCGTCGCCGACACCGCGCCCAACGCCTCCATCGTTGCGGTGAAGGTCGGCACCCTCACCGAGTTCTACGAGGCGGTCACGTGGATAGACCAGAACACGTCGACCGACGTAGTGACGATGTCGCTGAGTTGGTACAACGTCGGACCGCTCGACGGAACCGACTCGATGAACCGAGAAATCAACGAGTCGGTTCGGAACGGGACGACGTGGCTGACCTCCTCCGGAAACGACGGCTACCAGAGCCACTGGAACGACCAGTGGTCGGACCCCGACGGTAACGGCTGGATGAACTTCAGCGGGAGCGACGAGACGATGAACGTCACGCCGGCCGGCGGTTCGGGGTACGTGAACATCGACGTCAGTTGGAACGACTGGGACGCCCGAAACGAGAACTACGACTTCTACCTCTACAACGCCAGCGGCACCATCGTCGCCGGGTCCCAGACAGTCCAGAACGGCTCACAGCCACCGGTCGAGGAGGTCAGCTACTACGCTACTGAACCGGTCTTCCTCGGGGTGTACAACCGCAGTGCCAACGGTTCTGCGAAGTTCGACGCATTCTTCCGCGGCGACTCCGACCCCGAGTACTGGACCAGCGGCCGGAGCGTCACGATTCCCGGCACGGGCCGGAACATCGTCACGGTCGGCGCGGTCAACTACGAGGACAACCGACTGGAGGGCTTCTCCTCGCGCGGGCCGACCATCGACGGCCGAATCAAGCCCGACGTGGTCGCGCCCGACGGCGTGACGACTTCCGTGTACGACAGTTTCTACGGGACCTCCGCGTCGACGCCCTACACGGCTGGCGTCGCGGCGCTGATGCTCGCGGCGAACGGGAGTCTCACGCCCGAGCAGGTCCAGTCACGGCTCGAATCCTCGGCGGTCCCGCTGCGGGGCAGTGAACCGAACAACCGGACGGGATACGGACTCGTGGACGCCGACGGCGCGATTCCGTCTGTCGAGGAGACCGTGGAGGACCGAGTGAGCTACTCGGGCACCGTCGAAGAAGCCGACGGAACGGTCGCCGAAGACGACGAAATCATCGCCTACCGGCTCAACGTCACGAACAACGTCCGCGGTCGGACCGACGGAACCGGAGCGTACTCGCTGTCGACGACCGGCGTCGAGGGCAAGTACGCAATCGGCTACTATCAGGACAACTTCAGCCGACCCGACTCGACGTATCTGCCCCTCGACGGGTCCCCGGACCTCTACAACCTCGACATCGTGAACGGCCGGAACTCCTCGGACCTCGGGACCCGGACGCTTCCTAAGGCTCACGTCCTGAACGTGACTGTCGTGGACCAGAGCGGCGACCCCGTTCCGAACGCCAACGTCGAGGTCATGCACTTCCGCAAGGAGAACGGGACGTGGTCGCACGTGGACTTCCCCGGCGAGACGCGCAGCGACGGTACGTTCACCGCCGGCGGCACGCCCGGCATCGAAGTCGTCGGCGATGTGCGCGTGATGGCGTCTCCGCCGGACGGCAGTTCCCAATTCGAGGGACCGGTGTACACTGACATCATCGACGTGCAGAACGACACCAACGTCACCGTCACGCTACAGGAGACTGTCAACGTCTCCGGTCGAATCACCGGCCCGGACGGGAATCCCGTGGACGATGGTTTCGTCTACTTCACCAACGAGTCGGCCGACCAGTGGCCGTACGACTACACGAACGCCACGGGGAACTTCACCGTCGAGGGCGTCCACGCCGGTCGGTCCTACGACGCCGAGTTCTTCCAAGACGGCGCCGACAGTCCGTATCCCCACGACGACGTGCCCGACGTGTACGCACTGGGTCGCGTGAACGCGACGACGGACGCGGACCTCGGCCGATTCGACCTCCCGAACGCGTCGCTGTTGAACGTCCGGGTCGTCGACGAGGTCGGCAACCCGGTAGAGAACGCGACCGTCAACTTCACCCACTCCCACGCGAACGCAACGGCCCGCTTCGTCTTCGAGACGACCGACGCCGAGGGATACTTGGTCCCGAGAGCGACCGGTCGCCGGGGGATGGAGTTCGCGGGCGACGTCTCGTTGACGGTCACGCCGCCCGAGAACAGCACGCGATTCCCGCCCCAGATTCACACCAGGTCGCTCACGATGTCCGGCGACCAGAACGTCACCGTCGCGCTCACCACCTCCGCCCCGATAATCTCGGCGTTCGACGTGACGGCGACCGGGCAGGACGTGAACGTGTCCTTCGAGTCCACCGAGCAGTTGTCGAACATCACGGTCGGACTCGACGGTGACGCGTCGGGGACACTGACCCGCGCCAACTTCACCGAGACGAACGACTCGGGCACCTACGTCTACACCGCGAACGTCTCGCAGGGCCGAGACGGCACCTTCGAGGCGACGCTCCAGAACGCCACCGACGGGAACGGCAACGACGGTGCGACCGGCCAGACCGACTCGGTTATCGTGGACACGAAACCGCCGGAAATCTCCGCGAACCTCACCGACGCCACCGACGACGACGGCGTCGTGAACGACGGCGACGCGGTCAGAATCGAGGCGACGGTGGTCGAGAACGGGAGCGGCGTCGCCTCGGTGACCGCCAACGCGACTAGTCTGGGTGCCGGACAGGTCGACCTCCGCCACACGACCGGCGACACCTTCGCGGCGAACGTTACGGTCGCCGACGCGGGCACCGGTACTCGGAACGTCACGGTGAGGGCGACCGACAATAGTACAAATACGAACAGTGATAGCGGTTCCATCGATGTGGATAACGAGGCAGCACACGTTCAGAAGCTAAGCATCTCTTCGTACGGGGCGGAACAAGACCTCGAGATTCTATTGACTACAGATGAAGAACTCGATACTCTTCGCATTACTCTCACCAATAGTACAGGAGATACACTCAAAACTATCCGAGAGGGGGACATGAGTGTTCAGAACGATTCGACTTCCTACGAGTATCGGGCGTTCTACACTGTAGATAGCGACGATGAGTATCAGATTACGTTGGAAAAAGCCACCGACACGGTCGGAAACGAGAACTTCACCGGAACTACGTCGGACACCACCGTCGTCGACACGACCGCACCGACCGTCTCGGTTCACAACGTAACCAGCGCCGACGGCAACGCGGTCGTCTCGGACGGCGAGCGCGTTTCGGTCGCGTTCAACGTTTCCGACGCCCTCACCGGCGTCGAGAGCGTCACCGCGAACGCCTCCGAACTCGGCGCGGGAACCGTCGCGCTCACCCAAGGCGACGACGGTATCTACCGCGGTAACTTCACGGTGGACGCCGCCGGACTGTCCGACGGTACCGTCGACCTCTTCTCGAACGCGACCGACACGCACGGCAACTCGGAACGACTACTCGCCCAACAGTTACTGCTCGACACGCACGCCCCGAACGCGACCGCCACGCTCGACGCCGACAGCACGAAGCGCGGCGGGTGGTACAACTCGTCGGTCGCGGTGAACCTCTCGGCGTCCGACGGCACGTCTCGGCTCACCAGCGTCGAATACCGCGTGGACGGCGGCGACTGGCAGTCCTACGAGGGCAACGTCACGGTCTCGACCGACGGCAACCACTCCGTCAGCTACCGTGCGACCGACGCGGCCGGGAACGTCGAAAACAGGTCCGTCTCCTTCAAAATCGACGCGACCGACCCGGCGACCGACCTCGTGACGAACGCGTCGGCGAACGATAACGGCTGGTACGACTCGGACGTGAACGTCACGTTCGACGCGTCGGACGAGACGAGTGGCGTGGCAGTCACGAACTATAGTCTAGACGGCGGTCAGTGGCAGACCTACGATGGCGGCAACGTCACGCTCGACTCCGAGGGCAACCACACCGTCGAGTTCTATAGCGTGGACGAGGCGAACAACACCGAGACTCACCACAACGAGACGATTCGCATCGACACGGAGAAACCGTCGCTGACGACGCCGCCGGGACTGAATCGGACCGACGAGGTCCTCCCCCAGCACGCAATTCAGGTCGTCGTGAACGCGACCGACGACCAGAGCAGAGTCCACGCAATTCTGGTGGACGGCGAGTCCATCGGTTCCGACGGACATGGTCCGGTCCTGCCCGCGCCCGCGCTGGGCAACCACGAGTTCGAGGTCGTCGTCCGCGACGCGGCGGGCAACGAGTTGACCGTCCGCAACGCCTCGACCGCCTACAACGTCGGGCAGACGGTCGCGATGAACAGGACGAAAAACGGCACGCTCGAAGCCGAGACGAGCGACACGAACGTGAACGAGGTGTCCATCCGGACGGACAACGGGACCACCGAGGCCAACGTGACGGTCGGGACCGCGACGACGAACCCGGACTCGAACCGGACCAACCCGAACGGAACTTCGCTCTACTTCCCGCAGATAGACACCTCGGTCTCGAACGCCAACATCACGGACGCGACCGTCAACGTGACCGTCGAGCAGTCCCGCGTCCACCAGAAGTACATCCGGCCCGGCACGGTGAAGTTCTGGGTCGAAGAGGAGAACCGCTCGACCGGATGGGAGAAGGTTGACGCGAAGCGCGTCGACGCCAGCGACGACGACGGGACCTACACCTACAAAATCGAGGCCCCGCACTTCTCGACCTACGCCATCACCGGCCGGAAGGAGTCGACGCCGCCGACGGCCTCGCTCGCCGTGGCGACCGAGACGCCGACGCCCGGCGAGGTGACTCTCACGGGGTCGTACGACGACGATTACTCCGGCGTGGACCCGGCGAACGTCACGCTCACGTTCGAGGGCGAGGACGGCGTCGAAGTCGCGACCGGCGCGTCGATAGCGTCCGACGGCCAGATCACCTTCACCCGGAACCTCTCGGCGGGGACCTACAACGCCACGCTGAACGCGACCGACAATGCGGGCAACTCGCTGGCCGAACCCGAGACGGTCTCGTTCGCGGTCGTCAACGAGTCCTCGGGGAACAGCGGCGGTGGCGGTAGCGCCGGCGGCGGGGGCGGCGCGGTGGACATCCCGGTCCCGGACGTGCGCGACGAAGTGACGGCAGTGACCCCGAACAGTTTCCGGGGCAAAATCCTCAGCGCGCGGTCGGACGCGCCCGGTCGGCTTTCGCCGGAGGGCGGCATCGCGGCGGGCGACCTCACGGTGCGTCAGGTGTCGGTCCGGCCGTCCAGCGACGAACCCTCCTCCGAGTTCTACGTCGATGCCAGCGTCGCCGCGAGTCCGCCGGACGGCGCGACCGCACCCGACGTGCCCGCGCTCGGTTACGTCGAGGTAGGGACCACCGAAATCACCGCCTCCGAACTCTCGGAGGTCGGCGTCAAATTTGCGGTGCCAGCCAGCGCCGCCGCCGCTCCCGAGAACGTCGCGCTCTACCGACTCGACGGCGGGTCGTGGCGAGCGGTCGAGACCGAAGTGGTCGAGACCGGCGGCGGGAAGTACGTCCTCCGCGGCGCGGCCGCGGACACCGGCACCTTCGCGGTCGGCGTCCGGAGCGGCGCGCTCTCGGTGACTGACGCGTCGGTCGGCGCGACCACCGTCGAACCGGGTGAGAGCGTGACGGTCACGGCGACCGTCGAGAACGACGGTTCGGGCACCGCCAGCGGGACCGCGAGGCTCTCGGTGGACGGCGACGTCGTCGCCGAGAAGAGCGTCGAACTCGCGGGCGGCGAGTCCGAGCGCCTCACCTTCGAGGTGACGCTCGACTCGCCGGGCGAACACGAACTCGCAGTCAACGGCGCTTCCGCCGGGTCGGTCTCGGTCGCTGGCGACGGCGACGGTGGCGACTCCGGCACCACGACCGCCGCGACCACCGACGACGGCGGCAGTAGCGGCGTCCCCGGGTTCGGCGTTTCGACCGCGCTGGTCGCGTTGCTGGCCGGTCTGGCGGTCGCTCGCCGGCGACTCGCGTAG
- a CDS encoding RNA-binding domain-containing protein gives MIYSIDVQVTAPVTDTEIADRVATAIANIFPGAEPEQQHGEVVAEAHSLDHFSELLHRQEILDTARGEFFGNRRGDTFSFDLKKQAAFEGVVNFAVGNPDELGDIHVRVRVEQPSVEEFVDHIAPPTEEGKPVTQDDFE, from the coding sequence ATGATTTACAGCATCGACGTCCAGGTTACGGCACCCGTCACGGACACCGAAATCGCGGACCGCGTCGCGACCGCCATCGCCAACATCTTCCCCGGCGCGGAACCCGAACAACAGCACGGCGAGGTCGTCGCCGAGGCCCACTCGCTCGACCACTTCTCGGAACTGCTCCACCGCCAAGAGATACTCGACACCGCCCGCGGGGAGTTCTTCGGCAACCGTCGCGGCGACACCTTCTCGTTCGACCTGAAGAAGCAGGCCGCCTTCGAGGGCGTCGTCAACTTCGCGGTCGGCAATCCCGACGAACTCGGCGACATCCACGTTCGGGTCCGCGTCGAGCAACCGTCCGTCGAGGAGTTCGTCGACCACATCGCCCCGCCAACCGAGGAGGGCAAACCGGTCACGCAGGACGACTTCGAGTAA
- a CDS encoding AAA family ATPase, with amino-acid sequence MRVIGTVGLPGSGKGEAASVAEELGIPVVTMGDVIRAECRDRGLDPAEHHGEVAGALREENGPDAVAQRSLPVVEEALEANETVLVDGIRAGVEVERFEAAFGDDFTLVSIEAPFEVRVERVEARGRDATDAETLRERDERERGFGMDEAIARADASIDNTATLEAFHEKIRALLTDGVEGLEGERAQEA; translated from the coding sequence ATGAGAGTTATCGGAACCGTGGGTCTGCCGGGGAGCGGCAAGGGCGAGGCCGCCTCGGTCGCCGAGGAACTCGGGATTCCCGTCGTGACGATGGGCGACGTGATTCGCGCGGAGTGTCGCGACCGGGGCCTCGACCCGGCCGAACACCACGGCGAAGTCGCAGGGGCGCTCCGCGAGGAGAACGGCCCGGACGCCGTCGCCCAGCGCTCGCTGCCCGTCGTCGAGGAGGCGCTCGAAGCGAACGAGACCGTCCTCGTGGACGGCATCCGAGCGGGCGTCGAAGTCGAGCGATTCGAGGCGGCGTTCGGCGACGACTTCACGCTGGTCAGCATCGAAGCGCCGTTCGAGGTCCGGGTCGAACGCGTCGAGGCGCGGGGTCGGGACGCCACCGACGCCGAGACCCTGCGCGAACGCGACGAGCGCGAGCGCGGGTTCGGCATGGACGAGGCCATCGCCCGCGCCGACGCCTCGATAGACAACACCGCGACGCTGGAGGCGTTCCACGAGAAGATTCGCGCCCTGCTGACCGACGGCGTCGAGGGACTCGAAGGCGAACGCGCACAGGAGGCCTGA
- a CDS encoding sodium/calcium exchanger protein, which translates to MLDRFRHPLVAVAVALALTVPWIGTFVSYGGYGTVHPGENITPGMAVLVAGLAIVGAAFLLAWASETAEKDVPQAFAIAVLAVLAVAPEYAVDALYAWEAGAGSSEAANLAVANMTGANRILIGLGWSGIALFTIYRAKRTADAAVESRSGFLADAVTLDPGIATEITFLLVATAYAFFVPLSGGIGPLDSLFLVGLFLLYLLVVIRGDVETSEEHVGVPAYFQQYPKVPRIALVLFGFAFSGAIIFTAVHPFAEGLEQLGLQYGIPEFFMIQWLAPLASESPELIVVAYLVNKGRSTAGFNALISSKLNQWTLLIGTLAVVYSISAGAIGTLSFDSKQAAEIWITAAQSLFAIAILTNLDISIREAVVLLVLFATQVLAEFYVIQTYAEAAATTLSISILYAYTAVYVVLGGGLFFKRRDSVRELLQRSVSNARTAIGMGADQTERAD; encoded by the coding sequence GTGCTCGATCGGTTTCGACACCCACTCGTCGCAGTCGCCGTCGCCTTAGCGTTGACCGTACCGTGGATCGGGACGTTCGTCTCGTACGGTGGGTACGGAACCGTACACCCGGGCGAGAACATTACGCCGGGCATGGCCGTCCTCGTGGCGGGCCTCGCGATAGTGGGTGCTGCGTTCCTGCTCGCGTGGGCGTCCGAGACCGCTGAGAAGGACGTCCCACAGGCGTTCGCCATCGCGGTGCTGGCGGTGCTGGCCGTGGCTCCCGAGTACGCCGTCGACGCGCTCTACGCGTGGGAGGCCGGTGCTGGTTCCAGCGAGGCCGCCAACCTCGCAGTGGCCAACATGACCGGTGCGAACCGAATTCTCATCGGCCTCGGATGGTCGGGCATCGCGCTGTTCACCATCTACCGCGCGAAGCGCACCGCCGACGCAGCGGTCGAGAGCCGCTCGGGGTTCCTCGCAGACGCGGTCACGCTCGACCCGGGAATCGCGACCGAGATTACGTTCTTACTCGTCGCGACGGCGTACGCGTTTTTCGTCCCGCTCAGTGGCGGTATCGGCCCGCTCGATTCGCTCTTTCTGGTGGGACTGTTCCTGCTTTATCTCCTCGTCGTAATCCGCGGTGACGTCGAGACGTCCGAGGAACACGTCGGCGTCCCCGCCTACTTCCAGCAGTATCCGAAAGTACCGCGCATTGCGCTCGTCCTCTTCGGGTTCGCGTTTTCGGGGGCGATAATCTTCACCGCCGTCCACCCGTTCGCCGAGGGACTGGAACAGTTGGGACTCCAGTACGGCATCCCCGAGTTCTTCATGATCCAGTGGCTCGCACCGCTGGCCTCGGAGAGCCCCGAACTCATCGTCGTCGCCTATCTGGTGAACAAGGGGCGTTCGACCGCCGGCTTCAACGCGCTCATCTCCTCGAAGCTCAACCAGTGGACGCTGCTCATCGGAACGCTCGCCGTCGTCTACTCCATCTCGGCCGGCGCTATCGGAACGCTCTCGTTCGATTCGAAGCAGGCCGCTGAAATCTGGATCACCGCCGCCCAGAGCCTCTTCGCCATCGCTATCCTGACGAACCTCGACATTAGCATCCGTGAAGCCGTCGTACTGCTCGTCCTGTTCGCGACGCAGGTTCTCGCGGAGTTCTACGTGATTCAGACGTACGCCGAAGCGGCCGCGACGACGCTCAGTATTTCCATCCTCTACGCCTACACCGCCGTCTACGTCGTTCTCGGTGGCGGACTGTTCTTCAAACGTCGCGATAGCGTCCGCGAACTCCTCCAGCGAAGCGTCTCGAACGCTCGGACTGCGATAGGAATGGGAGCGGACCAGACGGAACGCGCGGACTGA
- a CDS encoding aminopeptidase, protein MDPRVREHAEIVVDHSTEIEAGDNVVVSAASAAEDLTLALCETIGERGAFPFHVSFRNDRTRAAFLDAAAPEDIDTPDHELALAEAADVWIHVRAHDNVADMSAVDSETMAAFRTAQLPVREEILDTTWVLTQYPAPADAQNAEMSTGEYEEFVWSAIGKDWDEQKRHQRQMVDILDAGEEVHIVSGDTTDLRMSIEGMTTINDHAKNNLPGGEVFTAPVADSVEGEVLFDKPLIHEGHEVDDGYLRFEDGEVVEYSASKNEDVLGQILDTDEGARRLGELGIGMNRDIDRFTYNMLFDEKMGDTIHLAVGRAYDECLPEGETGNESAVHVDMIVDMAEDSYIEVDGEIVQRNGTFRFEDGFEESEA, encoded by the coding sequence ATGGACCCCCGAGTCAGAGAGCACGCCGAAATCGTCGTCGACCACTCCACCGAAATCGAGGCCGGTGACAACGTCGTCGTCAGCGCCGCCTCGGCGGCCGAGGACCTGACGCTCGCGCTCTGCGAGACCATCGGCGAACGGGGCGCGTTCCCGTTCCACGTCTCGTTCCGCAACGACCGGACGCGCGCGGCGTTCCTCGACGCCGCCGCGCCCGAGGACATCGACACGCCGGACCACGAACTCGCGCTGGCCGAGGCCGCCGACGTGTGGATTCACGTCCGCGCCCACGACAACGTCGCCGACATGAGCGCGGTCGACAGCGAGACCATGGCGGCGTTCCGGACGGCCCAGCTGCCCGTCCGCGAGGAGATTCTCGACACGACGTGGGTGCTGACCCAGTACCCCGCCCCGGCCGACGCCCAGAACGCCGAGATGAGCACCGGGGAGTACGAGGAGTTCGTCTGGTCGGCCATCGGCAAGGACTGGGACGAGCAGAAGCGACACCAGCGCCAGATGGTCGACATCCTCGACGCGGGCGAGGAGGTTCACATCGTCTCGGGCGACACGACCGACCTCCGCATGAGCATCGAGGGGATGACCACCATCAACGACCACGCGAAGAACAACCTGCCGGGCGGCGAGGTGTTCACCGCGCCCGTCGCCGACTCGGTAGAGGGCGAGGTCCTGTTCGACAAACCGCTCATTCACGAGGGCCACGAGGTCGACGACGGCTACCTCCGGTTCGAGGACGGCGAGGTCGTCGAGTACAGCGCCAGCAAGAACGAGGACGTGCTGGGCCAGATTCTCGACACCGACGAGGGCGCGCGCCGCCTCGGCGAACTCGGTATCGGAATGAACCGCGACATCGACCGGTTCACCTACAACATGCTCTTCGACGAGAAGATGGGCGATACCATCCACCTCGCGGTCGGCCGCGCCTACGACGAGTGCCTGCCCGAGGGCGAGACCGGCAACGAGAGCGCGGTCCACGTGGACATGATAGTGGACATGGCCGAGGACTCCTACATCGAGGTGGACGGCGAAATCGTCCAGCGGAACGGCACCTTCCGGTTCGAAGACGGCTTCGAGGAGAGCGAGGCCTGA